The following proteins are encoded in a genomic region of Lactiplantibacillus plantarum:
- a CDS encoding metal-dependent transcriptional regulator, protein MTPMKEDYLKIIFELGGTKKKVSNKQIALSLDIAAGSVTEMVGKLVQEGLAKHTPYAGISLTKKGIRYAETLVRKHRIWEDFLVDKLDYDLPDVHTEAEVLEHVTSERLVDSLEAFLGNPTHCPHGGAIPDKDGHYQEDSHVSLADTQDGTTVTIERFIDNHDLLVYLHDTPLKIGQQVTVLKHDPFEGPVTVSIQKTGEEIPVSYKAAHNVFVK, encoded by the coding sequence ATGACCCCCATGAAGGAAGATTACTTAAAAATTATTTTCGAGCTTGGTGGTACGAAAAAAAAGGTGTCGAATAAGCAAATTGCCTTAAGTTTAGACATCGCGGCCGGCTCTGTAACGGAGATGGTCGGTAAATTAGTTCAGGAAGGCTTGGCTAAGCATACCCCGTATGCTGGGATTTCGTTAACAAAGAAAGGCATTCGCTACGCTGAAACGTTAGTTCGCAAGCACCGAATCTGGGAAGATTTCTTAGTTGATAAATTGGATTATGATTTGCCAGACGTGCATACGGAAGCGGAAGTGCTGGAGCATGTGACCAGTGAACGACTAGTGGATTCTTTGGAAGCCTTTTTAGGCAATCCGACGCATTGTCCGCATGGTGGCGCGATTCCCGATAAGGATGGTCATTATCAGGAAGACAGTCATGTGAGTTTAGCAGATACGCAGGATGGCACAACGGTTACGATTGAGCGATTTATTGATAATCATGATTTATTAGTTTATTTGCATGATACACCGCTCAAGATTGGACAGCAGGTCACGGTTTTAAAGCACGATCCATTTGAAGGCCCTGTTACCGTTTCCATTCAGAAAACGGGCGAGGAAATCCCAGTTAGCTATAAAGCGGCGCACAATGTCTTTGTAAAGTAA
- a CDS encoding MerR family transcriptional regulator, giving the protein MDKQEDGVFFKKFKEQLGKHQFTIGISDLAKMTGVSQTQLRYWEQKNYIHSLKVSEKNTTHRYSYGMLMRVHFIKMMLDEGFTLAAAVERADGYNNQMEMMRIFMMTAFQGIEERDGHHMVKLGYFDEAKTQQLYCYIQDETPHYRLYPVKSER; this is encoded by the coding sequence GTGGATAAGCAAGAAGACGGTGTATTTTTTAAGAAATTTAAAGAACAGCTGGGTAAGCATCAATTCACAATCGGAATTAGCGATTTGGCGAAGATGACCGGCGTCTCTCAGACACAGCTACGTTACTGGGAACAGAAAAATTATATTCATAGTCTTAAAGTGAGTGAGAAGAATACCACGCATCGTTATTCGTATGGTATGCTGATGCGTGTTCATTTTATCAAGATGATGTTAGACGAGGGTTTTACACTGGCAGCGGCTGTCGAGCGGGCCGATGGGTATAATAACCAAATGGAAATGATGCGCATCTTTATGATGACGGCTTTTCAAGGAATCGAAGAACGGGATGGTCACCACATGGTCAAGTTGGGATATTTTGACGAAGCGAAGACACAACAGCTTTATTGTTATATTCAAGATGAGACGCCACATTATCGACTTTATCCCGTTAAGTCAGAGCGCTAG